The genomic stretch GCATTTTGCCTCGGGCTTGCTGAAGACGTGCTGTACGGCACGCTGCTGGGACAGAACGCGTTGATCCTGACGCTGATCACGTTCCTGGTGCTGTCGTTGCAGCAACGCCTGCGGATGTTCCCGATGTGGCAGCAGTGCCTGGTGATCCTGGTGATCTTCGGTCTCGCGCAGCTTGTGCAATTATGGCTCAGTGCCCTGACCGGCAATCGCCAGCCGACTCTGGCGCTGGTGCTGCCGGCACTGGTCAGCGCCTTGCTCTGGCCGTGGGTCAGCTTCGCTTTGCGTGGATTGCGCCGACGCTACAAAATCAACTGATTCGGTCAGGCATGGGCCCGTACCGGTGCCATGAGGCAGGGCACTCAACAGGGAGATGTTT from Pseudomonas allokribbensis encodes the following:
- the mreD gene encoding rod shape-determining protein MreD, translating into MVGVKASRNGWIVWLTFLIGMLLSVSPLPQFMEILRPLWLALLLAFWALALPQKVGMVTAFCLGLAEDVLYGTLLGQNALILTLITFLVLSLQQRLRMFPMWQQCLVILVIFGLAQLVQLWLSALTGNRQPTLALVLPALVSALLWPWVSFALRGLRRRYKIN